The Bacillota bacterium genome segment GGTAATGTGGAAGATAACATGGCTGTGGAAGCAGGTGGCGATATTGATATTATGGGAAATGCAAACAATGCCTCGCTGAAGGCCAGCGGACGAGTAGTAGTATATAAGAATCTAATAGGTGGCTCAGTACAAGCTGGCGGTGTTGGTTTACTGCATTTAAAACACTGTACAGATTGGGAGCGACTGACACAAAAACTAGAAGACTGCACGAGAATCATGACTCAGATGACTCAGCATCCTGAGTTGGCTCAAGTGATAGCCCGGCAAGGTTGGGTGCTGGTTCTGCAGAAACTGGTGGATAGCAAGTTCCGTTGTGTTCGGGAATTGATAGAACACCTTACCGCTGGCTACAAAGGAGTCGAAGGAATGTCTGCCAAAGAGGTCTGGGATGTCCTTACCCCATTGCAGGAATTGCTGCAGGGAGGTAGCAAACCAGAGAACGCAGGTATTGGTAAACTCATTATGGTGACCAAAATAGCTAGGGGTTTCCATGAGAGCATGAGTGAAACGAATGAAGATAGATTGTCTTTTAAAGCTTGCTATGTTCAGGGTACGTACGTTGAGGCCAGTGGTGATATAATTGTCTTTGGGCCAGGGTGTTACCAGTCGCATTTGTATGCTGGGCGGGCTGTGCATGTTCAGGGAAGACCGGGTGTGGTAAGGGGCGGGGTTGTATATTCGAGAAAGGAAGCAATCGTCAACGAAGCAGGGTCGTTAGCAGGAACGCCTACTTTGCTTAGGGTAGATGCAAAAGGAACAATCAAGATTAATAAAGTTCATCCCAATGTGACCATACAAGTTGGAAGTAGTAGTTACAAATTTGGCAGTGGAGATAACTACGTTGTGGCTCGAATTAA includes the following:
- a CDS encoding DUF342 domain-containing protein, whose product is MSTAGNAVGKDVAGIGSTGGIAAETVKPGQTKITIEIAPNGLTATAGVKPTISGDYCSLKDLPFIRDLIDEDIIEESPPTVDPRQVTMALKNQGIVVGIDVGAIAALMANPTDAPRVVARGLAPTPGQDASVELKFEQETSFHIPTDDSQKIDWRKLIHVPTVKVGDELAVKHSLRPGKPGLSVTGEVLAPPKPKDVELKAGEGCKVVDNMSVVATRNGRPAMVQGRIVVFPVLVQEQGVKLSTGNIKFDGDVVVKGNVEDNMAVEAGGDIDIMGNANNASLKASGRVVVYKNLIGGSVQAGGVGLLHLKHCTDWERLTQKLEDCTRIMTQMTQHPELAQVIARQGWVLVLQKLVDSKFRCVRELIEHLTAGYKGVEGMSAKEVWDVLTPLQELLQGGSKPENAGIGKLIMVTKIARGFHESMSETNEDRLSFKACYVQGTYVEASGDIIVFGPGCYQSHLYAGRAVHVQGRPGVVRGGVVYSRKEAIVNEAGSLAGTPTLLRVDAKGTIKINKVHPNVTIQVGSSSYKFGSGDNYVVARINDRGHLVIH